Proteins encoded by one window of bacterium:
- the tuf gene encoding elongation factor Tu: MAKQKFERTKPHINVGTIGHIDHGKTTLTSVITKVLSMAGQAEFKAFGDIDNAPEERERGITIAIAHVEYQTQNRHYAHIDCPGHADYIKNMITGAAQMDGAILVVSAADGPMPQTREHILLARQVGVPYIVVFLNKVDMVDDPELLDLVELEVRELLSEYNFPGDEIPVVRGSALKATECGCGKKECPHCGAIHNLMEAIDTYIPLPKREKDKPFLLAVEDVFSITGRGTVATGRAERGVIKTGDAVEIVGIRPTQTSVVTGVEMFRKTLDQGEAGDNIGLLLRGIDKEKIERGQVIAAPETITPHTKFKAEVYVLKKEEGGRHTPFFKGYRPQFYFRTTDVTGAIELPEGIEMVMPGDNVNMTVELITPIAMEKEVRFAIREGGHTVGAGVVTEVIA, translated from the coding sequence ATGGCAAAGCAGAAATTTGAGCGGACAAAACCACATATTAATGTGGGAACAATTGGTCATATTGACCATGGAAAAACAACCTTAACTTCGGTTATCACGAAGGTTTTATCAATGGCAGGACAGGCAGAATTCAAGGCGTTTGGTGATATTGATAACGCACCAGAAGAAAGGGAGCGTGGGATAACCATTGCCATAGCCCATGTTGAGTATCAGACACAAAACAGACATTATGCCCACATAGATTGTCCTGGGCATGCGGATTACATCAAAAATATGATTACCGGTGCCGCCCAGATGGATGGGGCAATATTGGTTGTTTCAGCGGCAGATGGTCCTATGCCTCAAACACGAGAACATATTTTATTAGCCCGTCAGGTGGGTGTGCCGTATATCGTTGTATTTTTAAACAAAGTAGATATGGTTGATGACCCGGAATTATTGGATTTAGTTGAGTTAGAGGTGCGGGAATTATTGTCTGAATATAATTTTCCGGGCGATGAGATACCTGTGGTTCGAGGTTCAGCATTAAAGGCAACAGAATGTGGGTGTGGGAAGAAAGAATGTCCTCACTGTGGGGCAATACATAATTTGATGGAGGCGATAGATACATATATACCCCTTCCGAAGCGAGAGAAGGATAAGCCATTTTTATTGGCAGTGGAGGATGTATTTTCGATTACTGGACGAGGGACAGTGGCAACAGGTAGAGCAGAACGAGGGGTGATAAAGACAGGGGATGCAGTAGAAATAGTAGGGATAAGACCGACGCAGACATCAGTTGTTACAGGGGTTGAGATGTTCAGGAAGACATTAGACCAGGGAGAGGCAGGAGATAATATTGGATTATTATTACGAGGGATAGATAAAGAGAAGATAGAGCGAGGGCAGGTAATTGCGGCACCAGAGACGATAACACCACATACGAAATTCAAGGCAGAGGTATATGTATTGAAAAAGGAAGAGGGTGGTAGACATACACCATTTTTTAAAGGGTATCGACCTCAATTTTATTTTCGGACGACAGATGTGACAGGGGCAATAGAATTGCCAGAAGGGATAGAGATGGTAATGCCAGGAGACAATGTGAATATGACGGTTGAATTAATCACACCGATTGCGATGGAGAAAGAGGTTCGATTTGCCATTCGAGAAGGTGGACATACCGTAGGAGCAGGTGTAGTAACTGAGGTGATTGCATAG
- a CDS encoding DUF3782 domain-containing protein, with amino-acid sequence MIRYLEAIDRLPIEIKHPILEAFELFKDEIANTVKKEDFNELKWIVRKLATAQESTESKVKELVEAHKEGEKRLTKLELSVSELAEAQKRTEVKVEELAEAQKRTEVKVEELAEAQKITEQEMREGFNCLSKRIDDLAQCQKKTEEEMREGFKYLTNQITSLGSRWGIYNEGTFRTTIRALMSRQPGVEVREGFYGGHQVDIIISGSEHILLEITSRMLTKDIQKIYDAGDDYKQKEGIEPILMVATSYISPNLMKKMVDLKRKIEIFSYEEGE; translated from the coding sequence ATGATAAGGTATCTTGAGGCAATAGATAGATTACCCATTGAAATCAAACATCCTATATTGGAGGCATTTGAGCTTTTTAAAGACGAGATTGCCAATACAGTCAAAAAGGAAGATTTTAATGAGTTAAAGTGGATAGTTAGGAAGCTTGCAACTGCCCAAGAGAGTACAGAATCAAAGGTAAAGGAACTTGTCGAAGCTCATAAAGAGGGTGAAAAAAGGCTTACAAAATTAGAATTATCTGTTTCTGAGCTTGCTGAAGCACAAAAAAGAACAGAGGTAAAGGTAGAAGAACTTGCTGAAGCACAAAAAAGAACAGAGGTAAAGGTAGAAGAACTTGCCGAAGCACAAAAGATAACAGAACAAGAAATGAGAGAAGGATTTAACTGCTTAAGTAAAAGGATAGATGACCTTGCCCAGTGTCAAAAGAAAACAGAAGAAGAGATGAGGGAAGGATTTAAGTATTTAACCAATCAAATTACATCACTTGGGAGTAGATGGGGAATTTATAATGAAGGAACATTTAGAACAACCATAAGAGCCTTAATGTCTCGCCAACCTGGTGTTGAGGTAAGGGAAGGGTTTTATGGTGGTCATCAGGTAGATATTATTATATCAGGAAGTGAGCATATTCTGTTAGAAATTACCTCCCGGATGCTAACAAAGGATATTCAAAAGATATACGATGCAGGAGATGATTATAAACAAAAGGAAGGTATTGAGCCAATTCTGATGGTAGCTACCTCATATATTTCACCCAACCTGATGAAAAAAATGGTTGACTTAAAAAGGAAGATAGAGATATTTTCTTATGAAGAGGGAGAATAA